GTTATCATAGTGCCATACGGAGGTTATGCCAGTGACCTGATGATACATGCCCAGGCACGGGTGCTGGAAGACGAAGGTATCAGGCAATCCGAAGCAGATTCAGCACTAAAAAACCTCTGGAATTCCTTCAAACGTTTCGAATCTGACGAGAAAAAAGGCATGAAAGTTAAGGTAAAATGGGGCGACCAGGAGAAGTTGCTTGTTTCGGATAAAGAAGGCTATGTTTATCTGGATGAAGCTCTTAAACAACAATATACCCATGAAGAAACCCTTTGGATACCGCTAACTTACGAGCTCATGCAGGACGCTGAAGTTATTTACCAGACTACTACTCAGGTAATGAAACCATCTTACAAAGCTGAGTTTGGTGTTATCAGTGATCTTGATGATACCGTGATCCATACCGGCGTATCGTCAACTTTAAAATGGAGGTTACTTGTTAATTCCCTGATGCGCCATAGTCACAACCGGATGCCGCTGGAGGGAGCTCATGAGTTTTATAGACTACTATACAAAGGAAAATCAGGTTTTGCCACCAATCCGTTCTTTTACCTGTCCAACAGTCCATGGAATATCTATGATTATTTAAACGCCTTTCTTAGAAAATATGACTTTCCTGACGGACCTGTATTACTTAGGGATATAGGCATAAGCTGGCCGCGCCGTAAGTCATTTATGGAAGGCAACAAATACCTGAAAGTAAAGCACATTCTTGAGACCTACCCATCCTTGCCATTTATACTGATTGGCGATGCCGCTGAAATAGATGCAGACATTTATCTCAAAATAGCCAGAACTTTTCCTGAGCAGATCCGGGCCATATATATTCGTGCAGTAAAAAAACAGTCGTTGATTAAAAGAGTAGAAAGCCTTATTGAGGCCAACACTGACATTAAAGTAGTGCTGATCCGGGAAAATCAAAAAGCTATAGACCATGCCAGGGAAAATGGATACATTCAGTAACTGTATTTAATAATGAGTGAAGTCAGACTGTAGCTAAGTTTTAACTTTTAACCTCCAATTCCCAACTCTGAAAGTAACCTTTTTTGCAATGGGCTTCTGCCTTTTCTTCACAACCATTAAGCTTTATCAAACCTTCGAAAGTATGGATAAAATGTTTTACCGTTGTTAACAGGCTTCCATAGAGTAGCAATTTGTATTGATTGACCTACTTAATTTTAATGAAATTTAGAAACAAATAATTGTTTAAATACTTATATTGTTGAAACCACAATTTGATCCAGATTCAGTATATAAGGTGATCATTCAAAAAGTTCTATATCAGCAAAATTTATCCTTTAAGGAAAATCGGATCTACCGTATTTTTAACATTATGCTGATCCTTGCGATTGTTATAGTATTTTTAATGGGCATTTTCCTGATCAGCCTGGGCGAAGTGTTACCTTTTTGGATCTGTATGAGCGAGGTTGTAATTTTTTCTGCTATGCTCTATTTTCACCTAAAAGGATTTTTTACAACCACACGCTATATATTTTTCCTGTTTGCCATCTCAGTACAAGCCTATGGCAGTCTCTACCATGGCCCCAATGGTGGTTTTGATTTCTTCTACCTTACCACGGCCCTGACACCGATCCTGTTTTTCGACAAAAAGAGACATTACCTTTCTCTTTTTATATTCAGTATGGCCTCTTTCATCACAGTCAAGTTCCTCTATGATTATGTAGACCCGGTATTGCCCTTTGAAACCCGGCAACTACTTCCCTATTATTTAAATATTGTCATAAGCATGGTGCTCATTTATATTGGCTATACCATGTTTAAATCTGAGCACCTCAAATACGAGCAAAAGCTGCAGGAACAGCGTGCGGCCCTAGCAGCGGTAAAAGACCAGCTGGAAACACTGCTACAAGCCAGCACCAGGAAAATAGAAAGGCACAATGAAAACATGATCAGGTATGCCTTCCTTAACTCCCACAAAGTAAGGAGCCCGCTTGCCAGAATACTGGGCCTGGTGAATTTAACAAAATATGAAGACCTGGATGATGAAGACAAAAGGCTGTATTATTTTGAAGAACTCAAATCCAATGCCGGAGAACTGGACAGGGTCCTGAAAGAAATGAGTCAGATCCTAAATAACCACATGGAGGAAAAATGATTATTCAGTTCGCATTTTACATATTCATATTTCATAGTTTCACAAGTTTTTAGTCTGCCAACTGGTAAATCATGAACGGTGAAATGGTGAATTGTACAAGCGCCGTTCAACCAAGATATTAACCGCAAAGGTTTTACCTTTTTCCTGTAAAATATTTGAAAAGAAAACCACAGGCAAAGGCTGGCTTAAGTGAGCTAATTAAGCTAAATTAAAGCAATCATGGCACAATACACTTTAAATATCAACGGAAAGCCCCATCAGGTAGATGTGGCCCCGGATACACCACTATTGTGGGTATTGCGGGATCATCTGAAGCTATTAGGAACCAAGTTCGGCTGTGGTATTGGCCAATGCGGAGCCTGTACGATTCACTTCGACGGCGTTGCCACACGGTCATGCCTGATACCTGTATCAGCAGCAGGCAATACATCCATTATCACCATCGAAGGTTTATCAGAAAACCAGGATCACCCGGTACAACTGGCCTGGCTTGCGCATGATGTACCTCAATGTGGCTATTGCCAAAGCGGACAAATGATGAGTGCGGCATCATTGTTAAAGCAAACTCCAAGTCCGACAGATGAAGAAATAGAGGCTGCAATGGCAGGAAACATCTGTAGATGCGGAACCTATGTGCGAATAAAAGCAGCTATAAAAACTGCTGCATCCAAAAGCTGATCCCGGCTACTTCTCCATTTAAAAATCAACATTCCCATGACGCTTATCAAAACCAATTATAACAGACGATCATTTTTAAAAGTCTCTGCTGCAGCGGGTGGCGGAATCATTTTGGGTTTCAACTGGCTGGTGTCCTGCACCCCGTCGGAAAAGCAGTTGGCTCAAATGCCTGAAGAATGGTTTAACATTAATGCATTCCTCAAAATCGGGGACAATGGCATAGTCACGATCATGTCTCCCAACCCTGAAATAGGCCAGAATGTAAAGACTTCCATGCCTATGATCATAGCCGAAGAGCTGGATGTGAACTGGAAGAACGTAGTAGTAGAGCAGGCAGGACTTGACACGCAAAAGTACACCCGCCAGTTGGCCGGAGGTAGTCAATCCATACGCCAGGGGTGGCAAAGCCTTAGAATGGCGGGAGCAACTGCCAGACGCATGCTTCTGGAAGCCGCTGCAAAGCAGTGGAATATACCAGTAAATGAGCTGACCACCGAAGGAGGTGTGATCAAACATAAGTCTGGAAAAACAGTCAGCTATGGTGAAATAGCCTCTGCTGCTGCCAATATTAGTGTACCGGAAGAAGTACAGTTAAAAGATCCGAAAGATTTTAAAATAATAGGACAGCCCACAAAGAATGTTGATGGATCGAAAATAATAAAAGGAGAACCACTTTTCGGACTGGATTATTACAAAGAAGGTATGCTCACCGCCATGATAGTACACCCACCTGCATTTGGCCTTAAGCCTAAAAGTGTAGACGACAGTGCTGCCAGAGCCATGCCTGGGATTACAGATGTATTCATTATCAATTCCCTTCCGGATGGCGTTGAAAGACAGTGGTCAGATGTCAACGCTTTTCCTGAATTGGTAGTAGTGGCTGGCACCGGCACATGGGAAGTAATGAAAGCAAAAAAAGCCTTAAAAATAGAATGGGAGCAGATAACCCCAGGAGAAAGCACTTCTGATTACATGACTGGTCTGGCTGCCTTGATGGATAAAACACCCACCGAACCATCACGCAAAGACGGTAATCCTGATCAGGCATTTAAAAATGCTGCCAAAGTGATAGAGCGAACATACACTGCTCCCTTTCTGGCCCACAACACCATGGAGCCGATGAACTTCTTTGCCCATATTACTGCAGATAAAGCCGAGCTTGTGGGGCCAATTCAAACACCTGAATACCTCCGAAAAACCCTTGTGGAAGTACTTAGCCTTCCTGAAGATAAAATCTCCATTATGATGACCCGGATGGGTGGAGGTTTCGGACGCCGGTTATATGGTAACTTCGCCGTTGAGGCTGCTGTAATATCCAAAAAGCTGAACGCACCCGTAAAATTAATGTACACCCGTGAAGATGACATGACCCAGGGTACGTACAGGCCGGCTTACACCGTGAAATACCAGGCAGCCCTTGATGCTGACAACAAACTCATTGGGTTCAAAATAAGAGGCGCCGGCATTAACGGCAGCCCAGTGTTCAACAACCGTTTTCCCGCTGGTGCGGTTGATAATTACCTGTCAGAAAACCATTCTTTAGACTCCAATATTTCTACCGGTGCATGGCGTGCCCCATCATCCAACTTCATAGCGTTTGCAGAGCAGTCGTTTTTAGACGAGATCGCTGAAACAGTGGGCAAGGATCCAATAGATTTCAGGCTGGAGTTGTTTGAAAGGGCCAAAGCAAATCCCGTAGGCTCGGAAAATGATTATGATCCTGAAAGATATGCAGGTGTACTTAAACTGGTTAAAGAAAAATCCGGCTGGGGTACTGATAAGCCCGGTGTAAGCCGTGGGGTATCTGCCTATTACTGTCACAACTCTTATGTGGCACAGGTGGTGGATTTGGTAATGAAAGATGACTCTCCGGTAATACAAAAAATCTGGTGTGCCATAGATTGCGGTATAGTAGTGAACCCGGAAGGTGCACTCAACCAGGTAGAAGGTGGTATTATCGATGGTGTTGGTCATGCTATGTATAGTGCCATGACCTTCAAAAATGGAAAACCGGACCAAAGCAACTTCAACAACTATAAATTACTCAGAATGAACGAGGCCCCACTCGAAATAGAGACCTTCTTTGTTCAAAACGGTATAGATCCGACCGGTTTGGGAGAGCCTTCTCTTCCTCCTGTTGCTGCAGCTTTGGCAAATGCTATTTACAACGCCACCGGTGTAAGGGTAGCGAGCCAGCCTTTTGCAGATCATATGGGTAAAGAGAAAGTAGTGAGTTAAATTATCAGCAACATACTTCAATGAAAAACTTCCTCCTTGCTGTTGATATCAAATCCACTGACCAGGTGCTCATGGATTATGCCCTTGTGCTTGCAGAGAAGTTCCATTCCAAAGTATGGATCGTGCATATTGCAGCGCCTGATCCTGACTTTGTAGGCTATGGAGTAGGTCCTACTTACATTCGAAAAAGCCGGGCGGATGAGTTAAGAAAAGAGCATAAAGAGCTTCACTCCTACCTCAGAATTTGAGAGTAAGTCCATCTCTGCCGATGCCCTCCTTATTCAAGGCCCGACAGTTGAAATGCTGAAAGAAGAGGTAGGTAAATTACAAATTGACTTGCTGATTATAGGTAGCCATAAGCACGGCCTTTTATATGAGATGTTTGTGGGAAGTACAACAATTGATATGGTCAAAAAGCACAGTATCCCTATGATGATTATTCCCTTGCCTGATGTGGATGAGTAGGCCCAAACAGCATAGTTAAGTTTTAAGCCCTTGCTTTACTAAGCCTTCAGGGGTTAGTAGAGCTTGCCTACTCAGACTTGTACTCTCAATATTATGGGCGTTGTAATGATTATATTTATATTAAACCCTTCGTTAAACTAAAAGCTTTTACAACCTGAAAATCATTTTCACCGTGGCAAGTTAGCCTTTATTCTAACTGTCCAACACACTATGCATTTCATGTATTCATCTTTGTTTAAAGCGAATATAGAGTTTCCTATTTCACTTTTAACCAGGCTCTTTATCCAACAACATAGCCTTTGCCCTTTTACAAAATTGTATCGCCAATCCCCAGGGATCACGCATCATCACCAGATGGGAACCATCCTCCAGATGATCTTCGGTAACTAATGTCGCCCCGGCTTCCAGCAAATTATCTTTATCAACTTCCGGTGATTCGGATACAAAAGCCAGGTGCAAAAGCAAAGGATTCATGGTTCGGTAAGTCGGTATTTCATCTGCAGGGTTTCTATAGATCTCAACCATTACCCTTCCACTGTCATCTGCCAGAAAAGCAGTAAAAGGAGCCTCCATTCGCTGCCTCACTACTTTAAGGCCAAGATGTTTAGTATACCATTGCACCATTCCGACGGGGTCTTCCACATTAATAGCAAAGTGTTCAATTTTCATTTTTGTAGTTTTAGTTAAATTGTAAGTGGCCGTAAAACTAAATAAAGCAGGTTAAATAAGTGAAGGTGTAGCTGTTAGTACTAATTAATAATGTTGAAAATGCCATACAATATTAGATACCAATTTTTGGTACTTTTAAGAAAAATTAAGCAGAGATTTATTCGGCCTCAAAGTAAATTGCCACATAATATTTTATCGTAAAATAAGTGCTGATCTTGTTGAAATAACAAGAATTTTGCACGGTCGTATGGATCTAAAAAACAGGATGATAGAATAAAAGGCAAAGCCTGGTACGAGTAATGTGATCTAAACACCTCTCGCCCCTACTACCTTCTTAATATTCTCCGAGATGGAATACAACCACTTGAGCTGCTCAGAGATCAGCCTGATCTCCTGAATTTCTGGAGTGATCAGAAGCCTTGAAGTCTCTCCTGCCCCGGTGCTGTCATTCTCGCTGATTAATTTATGATATTGGTCGTCAAGATATTGCTGGGCTTCGGCTACATTGGCTTCAATCTCATGGTCATGAACGTATTCGTTATTAACCGTTCTAAGGGCAATATCCAGATTTTCGCAAATACTGGAAATGTACATCTCAAAGTAGCGGGAGGCCTCAGTGGTTTTATGGTTATGGATGTAAGTGCCCAATGCCGCTGCCAGGGAAAGAAAGGTATGATTTAACGTAACCACCTCATACATCTGCGACAGGTTTTTCTGTTTGGATTTTGGCTCCTGTGCCATACGCTGAAAAGCTGCATTTAAATTGCCTATGGCCAGAAAAGCATTTTTCCTTGAAAGCTTGTACGAAGGATCAGCATCGTTTTTATGGTGATAATAATTATCGACCTCCCTGAGGTAAAGGATATTGGATTGTATGGCTTCCACGATAAACTCGTTGATGTTTAACGATTCCCACGATGGCCATAAGAAGGTATTGGCAATAATCGCGAGGGCTGCTCCCGTCAGTGTATCTATAACCCTGAACTGGATCACATTAAGCACATTTGGCTGTATAATAGCATAGATAAAAACAATACTCAGTGTAATGAAGATCGCGGAACTTTTATAGTTCCTCTGCACCAGGGCAAAGGCCATCAAAAAAGTAATACCTGCCAGTACACCGTACACATAGAGGTTTTGCGTGATCAATACGATCACGACTGCTATGGCCGCACCAATCAACGTACCGTAGATCCGTTGCTTTGACCGTTGCTTGGTAAGTGAATACCCCGGCCTCATGATAACAATAATGGTGAGTAGTATCCAGTACGAATTCTGGAAAGGAAAAATGGCTCCGACAATCAAGCCGGCCAATACTGTAACGGCCAGCCGCAGGCTGTGTCTGAATATTGGGGACTTAAAGCTGATATTCTCGGCAAGGTTCTTTACGTCATAATCCTGCTGAGTAATGAACCTGGCAGAATACTTACCTCTGAGCCACACCTGGTTCCGGTTGTAGAGGTTGTTCATTACATTTTCTATTACCTCAAGCTTTTGCACCAGTTTATGCAGGTAATCATACTTGTTTTGCAAATGCAGCACGTTTTCCCTGATCGTTGCCGACTTACCGGAGCTTGCATACACTCTAATCTCCTCTCTGGATTCATCTAATAGCCGGGTTAGCAGTACATTCTCATTCAAAGCCCTTCTGTCTCCCATTACCCTGGAAAAATACTCCAGCCGGTCGGCTATCTCAAAAGCCAGCTTTGAAAAAGACTCAAACTGCACGTTTTTTTCATCAGAAAAAAGGCTATCATCCCCCCGACCAGCCAGGTTGGCTATAGCCAGTTCCAAAATATCAATAAGTTCAATAAAAATGAGCACCTGTCGCTTGGCAAAATTCGAAAGCCCAAAGTGTTTTCTGGAAACCAATAGAATCTCCCTTAGCGTTTCATGCTTTTCGTTGAGCTGGGTTTGCAGCTCAAACAGCTCATTTTGAAGCACTTCACTTTTCTCAGTGCTAAATGTCATCTGAGCTTTTACCCGCAGGTACTGTGATGTAAGCGACATACACTCAGCCATCAGCTGAGATGTGTGATTTCTGTCGGCAAGCAAATGGGATAATTGCGAGAAAATCAAATACCATAGACCGCCAACCCCGATCATGCCCAGATGCAGGTACAAAGCAGTTCCGGTCTGCGGATGAGCAAAACTGAAAACTATGGCCAGCAACCCTGCAAAGGATACTAAAGAAGCCCTGAAACCATAGACAGAAATGATGGAAATGGCAAAAACAAGAATACCCAATACAGGCACCAGCAGCCAAAGATTAAAGGTCGTGAGGTTAATGATCAGAGTGGCAAATATTGTGAAAACATTAGCCACAAGCAACCCGATAATCCGGTGCCTCCTTCCCCCCGGAATGTCAGCAGGCGCACAGGCAAACATACCAATGATCAGCCCCATGCCAATGTCGTACCGGTTAAATTGCCAGGCAAAAAAAAGTGAAATAAGAATAGAAAGGGTAAGAATAAAACTTTTATAAAAATCGAAGCTCTTAAAGAATCTTATTACTGATTCAATCATCAGGATCGGTTTATGACCGTTTAAAGTTTTGTTATAATTAAAGGAAATAACAGGCAAACTGCTGTTGCTGCAAAATACGTAAAGAATTTTCAAATTAGGTCTAAAACAGCTATTTATCACTCGGGAAGATAAATATGGACTGCCGTTCCTTCACCGGGCCTGCTGTTAATATCCAGTCGCCCTCCGATAAGTGCCAGCATATCCACACAGAGCGCCAAACCTAAGCCGGTACCCTGCTCCCCTCCTGTCCCCTGCTCTGACGTATGCAGGCTGGGAGACAGAAGTTCCTTGATCTTTTCCACGGGCATACCAATCCCTGTGTCCTTTATAATTATTTCCGTTTCCCCCTTTAAATTATTGGAGCTGATAGAAATGGATCCTCCTGAGGTGAACTTTATTGAATTACTTAATATATTCCTGATAATCAACTTCAAATGATCCGGGTCAGCCTTAACCATTACCGATTTATCCAGTTCATTGATCAACCTGATATCCTTAGCCTGCATGTCCTCTGTATAAAGGTCTGTACAATGGCTTACCACATCGCTGATATTAACATCAGATATATTGAGCTTGAATCCCTCAAGCTGGGATTTCACCCAGTTGAGCAGATTATCCATAGTAAAGGAGACCGCTCTTACCTGCTTTTCTATCTTTCCAGTAATTTGCATAAACTCATCCGGCGAAATGCTATGGGCAATTGAGAGCAGTCCCTGAAGAGAACGGATCGGGCTTTTTAAATCATGGGAAATAATACTGAGGAGCTTGTTTTTGGTAGTATTCATTTGTTTAAGCTCCTGTTCAGCATTTTTCAGCTGGGTAATATCAGCCACATAGACCACAAACGAAGTTACATCACCATTGTGATCTTTTACAGGTTTGTATTTGCCAAAAGCATAGAACGATTCCCCGGATGGCAATGTGTTGTACTCGCTAAATTCAGCATCCTCTCCTTTCATACACTTGTCAATTAGAGGCTGGTGAATTTCTAAAAGATGATTGGGCAACAGTTCCTTGTAATGCTGTCCTTCAATCTCTTCTACAGGTACACCAAAGGCCTCTTCATAGCGCGCATTCACAATCAAATACCGTCCATCGCGATCCACCATAGCCAAAAATAAAGGTACATGATCAATCATGGATCTTAGCAGGTGTCTATGAGAGATTAGGGCATCTTTTTGTTGTAAATTTTCCACCTGTTGTTTTTCCAGCTCATCGTTATAGCCCTTCAGTTTGTCCAGGGTGATAAGCAGGTCACTTTTAAAGGCTCCCGTAAAAAGATAGATACAGATAAACGATGCCAGGAGGTTGACATGAAGAAGTACAAAATCACCATCAAAGGCCCAGCCCATCACATCATGCTTTATCGTCTTTAACACCACAAGCGATATTGCCGCTATGGCAAAGAAAATTGATTTTAAGGGATTGTCATAAAGCACAATGATCAGTGCAGAAAAACCCACCAGAATATTCTCGGTATCAGTATCTCTTAGTTGGTTAATGGTAACGTATGAAGTAGAATCTATAAAGAACAATGCCATTACAATGAAATAGATCCTGGAGAAACTGTTCTTTCCGATATGGTTCATGTACAGTACAGGCATGATCACAAATACAATGGCACACAGATTCATGAAGGCCTGATAATACACGCCGAGAAAAAAATCAATAATAAAAAAGAATGAACAAAGGCCAAAACTTATCATGGCAATGATATTAAGTAGCCGGATACGCCTTTGCTGTATAATCACCTGACCTTCCTTAACTCCCAAATTAGCTAAATGAGAAAGTAGCTGTTTTACTGCCATCCAATAGAAATTCATTAAGAAACAATGAGTAATATAAGTAGAAAAATTTGAATTATACTCAAAAATAAAATTTTATTGTAGCAATCTTAAAGTAGTATTTGAATACCACACTTTAAACAATGCGACATGTTACCCAAAGATTATATATTCTTGCATTTTAATAAATGTTTAAACATATTTTAAATTAGTTTATCAGGGAGATTGTTAAACATGTGCTGAAAAGTCTCTGCGGCAAATGTTAAAACAGTCGAGCCATGGCGGAACCTATAAGTCAACCCTATGGTTTTGGGTAATATGCAATTTCCATATGGAAGGGACGAAATATTAATAAGAAGACAAATCAAATTGATGTGTTTTTTATTATTTAATTATTAATTTCTAATTTAAATTATACGATCATTTTTTCCCCATACTAAATGATTAACTGCATAATAGTTGATGATGAGTTTAAAAGCCGCGAAAGCCTGCAGGTATTGCTGACAGATTTCTGCGAAAATGTAACCGTTAAAGCGCTGTGCGAGAGTGTTGATGAAGGCGTAAAAGCCATTCGGGAACATAAACCTGACATGATTTTCCTTGATATACAAATGCAACGAGAAACAGGCTTTGACTTATTGAACAAAATAGATAACATCGACTTTGAAGTTGTTTTCACTACGGCGCATTCCGAATATGCTATTAAAGCATTTAAATTTTGTGCGTTAGACTATCTGCTCAAACCTATAGATCTGGAGGAGCTACGCCAAGCTGTTGCCAAAGTAAAGAACCGGCTACATCAGGATATTTCCCTGCGGCTGGAGCAGCTTATGAAGACCCTCTCCCCTCCCAAAAACCAGATCAGCAAACTTGCCCTGCCTACTTCCAATGGGTTGACTTTTGTGCAAATAGAGGATATACTCTACTGCGAGGCAGTCAGTAACTACACCAAATTTTTTATGGAAGATAGTAATGTATATATGGTGAGCAGGACGCTGAAGGAATATGACGCCATGCTGTCCGGATATAACTTCTGCCGGATCCATAACTCTTACCTGATCAATCTCAATGCCATAAAGGAATACGTGCGTGGTGAGGGAGGGTATGTTGTTTTAAACAATAATATTACACTTGATGTATCGAAACGCAAAAAAGTTGAATTTCTCAAAAAGCTTGGTTACACATAATTTAAAATTGTAAAAGCAAATACTTGTTCGACCCTTCTGCTCAGAATACTGCATATCCTCCCACCTGCTAAGTTTTACCTCCCACTTAATAAGTCTCACTATTAAAACTTTCCGAAGCTAAAGATATTTGGTCAAGATTCAGTTTAACAAAATCCTTAGCTATTATGCGGAAATACACTATGGTTGGTGCTTTGGTTTGCATACTGTCCTATACAAACGTACACTCACAAAACACCACCGACAGTAAATTTGGAAAAGGGATATCGGTAGTGGCCAGCGACTCTTCTTTTTCCCTACGTTTTAAAACACGATTTCAAACCCTATATACTGGCACATACGATGAGGGCACAGACTCCTATAAGGATAACGTGATGATAAGAAGGGCCCGATTAAAGTTTGATGGCTTTGCATACACCCCACGTTTGAAATACAAAGTGGAGCTTGGCCTTAGTAATAGAGATACAGGGGGCAGTATTCCCCAAGCCAACAATACGGCCAATATTATACTTGACGCCGTTTTAAAGTACAACTTTCACGGACGTTGGAGCGTATGGTTCGGACAAACCAAACTGCCTGGAAATATTGAAAGGGTTATTTCATCTGCTTCCCTGCAATTGGTAGATCGCAGCAACCTGAATTCCAGATTCAATATAGACCGTGACGCCGGCATACAACTTCGTTACGAATCACCGCGCTTTCGTTCTAGTACTGCTATCTCCAAAGGTGAGGGCCGGAATATTACAGCTGCCAACATGGGAGGATATGACTATACTCAACGCTTTGAGTGGTTTCCATTTGGGCAATTTACAGGAAAAGGTGACTATTTCGGAGCTGACCTAAAGCGTGAATCTGCCCCCAGGCTAATGCTGGGAGTCACGTACGATTATAATGACAGAGCCGCCAGGGAAAGAGGCCAGCTGGGAAGTTTCCTAAGTGAGGAAAGGACACTCGAAACCTGGTTTTTAGATGCCCACTTCAAGTACCGGGGCTTTTCAACCATGGTGGAGTATGCCAATAAAAAGGCGCATAATGGCCCTGCTATCGTAGATGAGACCGGCGCTACGATAGGCTCATTCTATACCGGCTCAGGCATCAATATACAATCAGGATACCTATTCAAAAATAATATTGAGCTTGCCGCACGATACACCGGTGTAGAGCCTGATAAAGAAACCGGTAAAGATAAGAATGACCAATATACGGTAGGCCTTTCAAAATATATTGTAGGGCATGCATTGAAAAT
This region of Fulvivirga ulvae genomic DNA includes:
- a CDS encoding App1 family protein, which gives rise to MSASRYLSKFLKREDPVIIVPYGGYASDLMIHAQARVLEDEGIRQSEADSALKNLWNSFKRFESDEKKGMKVKVKWGDQEKLLVSDKEGYVYLDEALKQQYTHEETLWIPLTYELMQDAEVIYQTTTQVMKPSYKAEFGVISDLDDTVIHTGVSSTLKWRLLVNSLMRHSHNRMPLEGAHEFYRLLYKGKSGFATNPFFYLSNSPWNIYDYLNAFLRKYDFPDGPVLLRDIGISWPRRKSFMEGNKYLKVKHILETYPSLPFILIGDAAEIDADIYLKIARTFPEQIRAIYIRAVKKQSLIKRVESLIEANTDIKVVLIRENQKAIDHARENGYIQ
- a CDS encoding (2Fe-2S)-binding protein; its protein translation is MAQYTLNINGKPHQVDVAPDTPLLWVLRDHLKLLGTKFGCGIGQCGACTIHFDGVATRSCLIPVSAAGNTSIITIEGLSENQDHPVQLAWLAHDVPQCGYCQSGQMMSAASLLKQTPSPTDEEIEAAMAGNICRCGTYVRIKAAIKTAASKS
- a CDS encoding molybdopterin cofactor-binding domain-containing protein; translation: MTLIKTNYNRRSFLKVSAAAGGGIILGFNWLVSCTPSEKQLAQMPEEWFNINAFLKIGDNGIVTIMSPNPEIGQNVKTSMPMIIAEELDVNWKNVVVEQAGLDTQKYTRQLAGGSQSIRQGWQSLRMAGATARRMLLEAAAKQWNIPVNELTTEGGVIKHKSGKTVSYGEIASAAANISVPEEVQLKDPKDFKIIGQPTKNVDGSKIIKGEPLFGLDYYKEGMLTAMIVHPPAFGLKPKSVDDSAARAMPGITDVFIINSLPDGVERQWSDVNAFPELVVVAGTGTWEVMKAKKALKIEWEQITPGESTSDYMTGLAALMDKTPTEPSRKDGNPDQAFKNAAKVIERTYTAPFLAHNTMEPMNFFAHITADKAELVGPIQTPEYLRKTLVEVLSLPEDKISIMMTRMGGGFGRRLYGNFAVEAAVISKKLNAPVKLMYTREDDMTQGTYRPAYTVKYQAALDADNKLIGFKIRGAGINGSPVFNNRFPAGAVDNYLSENHSLDSNISTGAWRAPSSNFIAFAEQSFLDEIAETVGKDPIDFRLELFERAKANPVGSENDYDPERYAGVLKLVKEKSGWGTDKPGVSRGVSAYYCHNSYVAQVVDLVMKDDSPVIQKIWCAIDCGIVVNPEGALNQVEGGIIDGVGHAMYSAMTFKNGKPDQSNFNNYKLLRMNEAPLEIETFFVQNGIDPTGLGEPSLPPVAAALANAIYNATGVRVASQPFADHMGKEKVVS
- a CDS encoding universal stress protein; the protein is MKNFLLAVDIKSTDQVLMDYALVLAEKFHSKVWIVHIAAPDPDFVGYGVGPTYIRKSRADELRKEHKELHSYLRI
- a CDS encoding universal stress protein, whose translation is MSADALLIQGPTVEMLKEEVGKLQIDLLIIGSHKHGLLYEMFVGSTTIDMVKKHSIPMMIIPLPDVDE
- a CDS encoding VOC family protein, with product MKIEHFAINVEDPVGMVQWYTKHLGLKVVRQRMEAPFTAFLADDSGRVMVEIYRNPADEIPTYRTMNPLLLHLAFVSESPEVDKDNLLEAGATLVTEDHLEDGSHLVMMRDPWGLAIQFCKRAKAMLLDKEPG
- a CDS encoding FUSC family protein encodes the protein MIESVIRFFKSFDFYKSFILTLSILISLFFAWQFNRYDIGMGLIIGMFACAPADIPGGRRHRIIGLLVANVFTIFATLIINLTTFNLWLLVPVLGILVFAISIISVYGFRASLVSFAGLLAIVFSFAHPQTGTALYLHLGMIGVGGLWYLIFSQLSHLLADRNHTSQLMAECMSLTSQYLRVKAQMTFSTEKSEVLQNELFELQTQLNEKHETLREILLVSRKHFGLSNFAKRQVLIFIELIDILELAIANLAGRGDDSLFSDEKNVQFESFSKLAFEIADRLEYFSRVMGDRRALNENVLLTRLLDESREEIRVYASSGKSATIRENVLHLQNKYDYLHKLVQKLEVIENVMNNLYNRNQVWLRGKYSARFITQQDYDVKNLAENISFKSPIFRHSLRLAVTVLAGLIVGAIFPFQNSYWILLTIIVIMRPGYSLTKQRSKQRIYGTLIGAAIAVVIVLITQNLYVYGVLAGITFLMAFALVQRNYKSSAIFITLSIVFIYAIIQPNVLNVIQFRVIDTLTGAALAIIANTFLWPSWESLNINEFIVEAIQSNILYLREVDNYYHHKNDADPSYKLSRKNAFLAIGNLNAAFQRMAQEPKSKQKNLSQMYEVVTLNHTFLSLAAALGTYIHNHKTTEASRYFEMYISSICENLDIALRTVNNEYVHDHEIEANVAEAQQYLDDQYHKLISENDSTGAGETSRLLITPEIQEIRLISEQLKWLYSISENIKKVVGARGV